One genomic segment of Nocardia spumae includes these proteins:
- a CDS encoding hemolysin family protein, translating into MSIVLTIVSLLGFIALTAGTAIFVAAEFSLTALERSTVEAHARDGDRRARQVRHAHRTLSFQLSGAQLGITITTLVTGYIAEPVLARLIEPICTALGAGPGTAQGVSLVLALVLATSLSMTYGELVPKNIAIAEPLTTARWTAGPMVVFSTIFSWLIKLLNGAANWSVRRLGIEPAEELRSARSPQELGSLVRTSALRGSLDQRTALVVDRSLLFGERSAEDLMTPRVKIESLDQHDTIADLIAAAGRTGFSRFPVIDGDLDNTLGIVHVKQAFLHPVARRGTIALSTIARPVPIVPASLDGDTVLERVRADGMQVALVVDEYGGTAGLVTMEDIIEEILGDVRDEHDEEELDVRRTALGWNCSGLLRIDEVSRSTGYAAPDGEYDTLGGLVLTTLGRIPVAGDEVLLPANGAGGNHVMQPHTHGGWLARVERMDGRRIDRVLLQPVDADAVTTWELSHG; encoded by the coding sequence GTGTCCATTGTGCTCACCATCGTCAGCCTGCTCGGATTCATCGCACTCACCGCGGGCACGGCGATCTTCGTCGCCGCGGAGTTCTCCCTCACCGCACTGGAGCGCAGCACCGTCGAGGCGCATGCCCGCGACGGTGACCGCCGCGCCCGTCAGGTCCGCCACGCGCACCGCACTTTGTCGTTCCAGCTCTCCGGCGCACAGCTCGGCATCACCATCACGACTCTGGTCACCGGTTATATCGCCGAACCGGTGCTGGCCCGGCTCATCGAGCCGATCTGCACCGCGCTGGGCGCCGGTCCCGGTACCGCACAGGGCGTCTCGCTGGTCCTGGCCCTGGTCCTGGCGACCTCGCTGTCGATGACCTACGGCGAACTGGTCCCCAAGAACATCGCCATCGCCGAACCGCTGACGACCGCGCGCTGGACCGCGGGGCCGATGGTCGTCTTCAGCACGATCTTCTCCTGGCTGATCAAACTGCTCAACGGCGCCGCGAACTGGTCGGTGCGACGGCTCGGCATCGAGCCCGCGGAGGAATTGCGATCGGCACGCTCACCGCAGGAGCTGGGGTCACTGGTCCGCACGTCGGCACTGCGCGGGTCGCTCGATCAGCGCACCGCGCTGGTGGTGGACCGTTCGCTGCTGTTCGGTGAGCGCAGCGCCGAGGATCTCATGACCCCACGGGTGAAGATCGAATCCCTCGATCAGCACGACACCATCGCCGATCTCATCGCAGCCGCCGGCCGCACCGGATTCTCCCGGTTCCCGGTCATCGACGGCGATCTGGACAACACCCTCGGCATCGTGCACGTCAAACAGGCATTCCTGCACCCGGTCGCGCGGCGCGGCACGATCGCGCTGTCGACGATCGCGCGGCCGGTGCCGATCGTGCCGGCCAGCCTCGACGGTGACACGGTGCTGGAGCGAGTACGTGCCGACGGTATGCAGGTGGCGCTGGTCGTCGACGAATACGGCGGCACCGCGGGCCTGGTCACGATGGAGGACATCATCGAGGAGATCCTCGGCGACGTCCGCGACGAGCACGACGAGGAGGAACTCGACGTGCGGCGCACCGCGCTGGGCTGGAACTGCTCGGGCCTGCTGCGCATCGACGAGGTGTCGCGATCCACCGGCTATGCCGCCCCCGACGGCGAATACGACACCCTCGGCGGACTCGTGCTGACCACCCTGGGCCGGATCCCGGTGGCCGGTGACGAGGTGCTGCTTCCGGCCAACGGCGCCGGCGGCAATCACGTCATGCAGCCACATACCCACGGCGGCTGGCTGGCCCGGGTGGAACGAATGGACGGCCGGCGCATCGACCGGGTACTGCTGCAGCCGGTGGACGCCGATGCGGTGACGACGTGGGAGCTCAGCCATGGGTGA
- a CDS encoding hemolysin family protein: MGDLFGLLLTFVLLGTNAFFVGAEFALISARRDRLETLAAQGKRGAGTVIGAAEHLSMMLAAAQLGITICSLLLGRIGEPAIAHLLERPFDLAGVPDQLLHPVGFALALALVVILHMLMGEMIPKNIALAGPERVALLLVPIMLWWLRLARPLIGLYNLAANLTLRALRVEPKDELDATVSSVELAEMIGESRSEGLIDEEEHRRLTQALGTTDRIVADVMVPLATTRCVPLRGDGTTLGDIESAVAETGFSRYPVRTADGSLVGYLHVKDVLDKVADDSAGPATPIPRTDIRPLPTLSMGTALYEALARLRRTNSHLGRVIDSRGNTVGIVALEDLVEEFVGTVRDATHRVAE; encoded by the coding sequence ATGGGTGATCTGTTCGGACTGCTCCTGACCTTCGTGCTGCTGGGCACCAACGCCTTTTTCGTGGGCGCCGAATTCGCGCTCATCTCCGCCCGCCGCGACCGGCTGGAAACCCTTGCCGCCCAAGGAAAGCGGGGCGCCGGAACGGTGATCGGCGCGGCCGAGCATCTGTCGATGATGCTGGCGGCCGCACAGCTGGGCATCACGATCTGCTCGCTGCTGCTGGGCCGGATCGGCGAACCGGCGATCGCGCACCTGCTCGAGCGCCCCTTCGATCTGGCCGGCGTGCCCGATCAACTGCTGCATCCGGTGGGATTCGCACTGGCTCTGGCGCTGGTCGTCATCCTGCACATGCTGATGGGCGAGATGATTCCGAAGAATATCGCCCTCGCCGGTCCCGAACGGGTCGCACTGCTGCTGGTCCCCATCATGCTGTGGTGGTTGCGCCTGGCCCGGCCGCTGATCGGCCTGTACAACCTCGCGGCCAACCTGACCCTGCGCGCGCTGCGGGTCGAGCCCAAGGACGAACTCGATGCCACCGTCTCCTCGGTCGAACTCGCGGAGATGATCGGTGAATCCCGATCGGAGGGACTCATCGACGAGGAGGAGCATCGCCGGCTCACCCAGGCGCTGGGCACCACCGACCGGATCGTCGCCGACGTCATGGTGCCGCTGGCCACGACCCGGTGTGTTCCGCTGCGTGGCGACGGCACCACACTGGGAGATATCGAATCCGCGGTCGCCGAGACCGGCTTCTCCCGGTATCCGGTGCGTACCGCCGATGGCTCGCTGGTGGGATATCTGCACGTCAAAGACGTGCTGGACAAGGTGGCCGACGATTCCGCCGGACCCGCGACACCGATTCCGCGCACCGATATCCGCCCACTGCCAACGCTGAGCATGGGTACCGCGCTCTACGAGGCGCTGGCCCGGTTGCGCCGCACCAACAGCCATCTGGGCCGGGTGATCGACAGCCGCGGCAACACCGTCGGCATCGTGGCACTCGAGGATCTGGTCGAGGAATTCGTCGGAACGGTGCGCGATGCGACGCACCGGGTGGCGGAATGA
- a CDS encoding 3-methyladenine DNA glycosylase, whose protein sequence is MTAQAPPLLATLTAQQWRPRAQAHRDRVDDLVGPYLRRRADGRKHPVIDFLFTYYGHKPAQLRRWHPGFGVALADSDEYAQRRGYHRIEVAGAAGPVHTADPAFVDRRRDTIAFVADLLAATASRSPQLSCFGLHEWAMVYRSDDVRHQHVPLRLGRAGTDAVVDSMSLRCTHFDAFRFFTPGAAPRNAEQLTRDDQVRREQPGCLHAGMDLYKWGFKLIPLIDSDLLLDCFALARAAREIDMRASPYDLSSFGYEPIPIETPSGRADYVRAQADLAARATGLRATLLQRCRRLLAEQ, encoded by the coding sequence ATGACCGCGCAGGCGCCTCCGCTGCTCGCGACACTGACCGCGCAGCAGTGGCGGCCCCGGGCACAGGCCCATCGGGATCGGGTCGACGATCTCGTCGGCCCGTATCTGCGCCGCCGCGCCGACGGCCGTAAGCATCCGGTGATCGACTTCCTGTTCACCTACTACGGCCACAAACCCGCGCAACTGCGTCGCTGGCATCCGGGATTCGGTGTGGCGCTGGCGGATTCGGACGAATACGCGCAGCGGCGCGGCTATCACCGGATCGAGGTCGCGGGCGCGGCCGGCCCCGTGCACACCGCCGATCCGGCCTTCGTCGACCGGCGCCGCGACACCATCGCCTTCGTCGCGGACCTACTGGCGGCCACGGCGTCTCGCTCGCCGCAGCTGTCCTGCTTCGGGCTGCACGAATGGGCGATGGTCTACCGCAGCGACGACGTCCGCCACCAGCACGTGCCGCTGCGGCTGGGCCGCGCCGGGACGGATGCGGTGGTCGACTCGATGTCGTTGCGCTGCACCCACTTCGACGCGTTCCGCTTCTTCACCCCCGGCGCCGCCCCGCGCAATGCCGAACAGCTCACCCGCGACGACCAGGTGCGCCGCGAACAACCCGGTTGCCTGCATGCGGGCATGGATCTCTACAAGTGGGGTTTCAAGCTCATCCCGCTGATCGATTCGGATCTGCTGCTGGACTGTTTCGCACTGGCCCGCGCCGCCCGCGAGATCGATATGCGCGCCAGCCCGTACGATCTGTCCAGCTTCGGTTACGAACCGATTCCCATCGAAACCCCTAGCGGCCGAGCCGATTACGTCCGCGCGCAGGCCGATCTCGCCGCCCGCGCGACCGGCCTGCGTGCCACCCTCCTGCAGCGCTGCCGACGTCTGCTCGCCGAGCAGTGA
- a CDS encoding nuclear transport factor 2 family protein has product MSDNDDPQAVVLRLWAALARRDWDEVGSLLSEDCIYLDVPTGPTLAAKGPADTVKRLRIGLAGLSEYTNHDGLLVANGPDVIYEHSETWVWPTGERADLPFVSVHRVDRGRVSLWKDYWNFDTLSSAAPPSWMEDFAAADMSWIYDATAELSARSGR; this is encoded by the coding sequence ATGTCCGACAACGATGATCCGCAGGCGGTCGTTCTGCGATTATGGGCGGCCCTGGCCCGGCGCGACTGGGACGAGGTGGGCTCGCTGCTGAGCGAGGACTGCATCTATCTGGATGTGCCCACCGGTCCCACCCTGGCGGCGAAGGGGCCGGCCGATACGGTCAAACGTCTGCGGATCGGACTCGCCGGGCTGTCCGAATACACCAACCACGACGGGCTGCTGGTCGCCAACGGCCCGGACGTGATCTACGAGCACTCCGAGACCTGGGTATGGCCGACCGGCGAGCGCGCCGACCTGCCCTTCGTCTCCGTCCACCGGGTCGATCGCGGGCGGGTGTCGCTGTGGAAGGACTACTGGAACTTCGACACTCTGTCCTCCGCGGCGCCGCCCTCCTGGATGGAGGATTTCGCCGCGGCGGATATGTCGTGGATCTACGACGCGACCGCGGAGCTGAGCGCTCGCAGCGGTCGCTGA